The genomic window TCATCCTGCAGGGTTTGGGGACGGCAGGAGTTACAGGGGCTGGAAAGTGGAGTTCTTCCATGGTCTCCCACCCCGTATTTGAGGACAGAAGTCCCTGCAGCTGAACTTGCTGTCACACAGTGGAGCCCAGGTGACAACTTGTGGGTGCTCCTAAGggtgggggacactgggctaGACCACCCTGCCGGTTTCTGCCAGGGCTTAAGGTCTTCACAGCAGCTCAGAGGTGAAAAGGTTTGGCTGAGGAAGCTGAGTGGACAAAGGGACTGTCCTGCTGCCACCATCAGATGTCACATACACTGTCCATGTGCTCTGTCCTCCCTGGGGAGATCCTGCTGAATTGTGCCATCCTAGCAGGCAGTGGAAGTGCTCTCCATCCACGTGCAAAGGAGTGCAGGCCTGGGAGAGGTTCACTGTTCCCTGCCAGAGGGTGACCCTTGCTCCAGACGTTGTCCCAGCCACTCGCTCTGAAATGCTCCTGGTgccaacccccaaacccctccatgcGAGTCGCTGTCCCACAGCCAGGAGAGCAAAGTCCTCTGGCGTTGGCCCAGCCGAGTTCAGAGCCCATGAGAGCACTGCTGGTGCAGGAAGGTCATGCAGGCATCGCCGGCGTGAGGAAGCCGAGGGCTGTGAGGCCGCTCTGAGGGTCAGAGGAGCCCTGCTGCTTGCAGGAATGCGGCCAAATGCTGCCAGAGCCTCTATCCCAGGCGTGCCAGAGAGGGACATGCAAATGATCCCCTCCTCTTTCTGGGAATGAATGGGAGAAAGGAGAGGCAGGTTCCTGTGGCCacgtccctgctctccctgaaAATCCCATCTTTGTGGCCAACAAGCAGAGGTGGTGAGGGATGtggggcaccagcagcttcacCCCAGAGACCTTCACCAGGTCCAGCCATGGCACGGCCATCTCTTCCTTGCTGGGGATCCCCTTGGGCTGCAAAGTTCACAGGGTGGACCTCAGGaacaatttcttcatggaaagggtggtcaggcactggaaggggctgcccaggaacGTTTGGTGTCCCCATCcttggaggtgtccaaggaacgACGGCATgtggcactcggtgctctgggctggggacaagtgGTGATGGGTCCAAGGTTGAACTTGAcaatcttggaggtcttttccaaccttaatgattctatgatgggcagggaggaagatctctctcctcctctcctcttggCTCTCTCTGACCAGAAACCAGAGCACAAAAACCTTGACCTGGGCCCAAAGCCACTGGAAAGAGCAGTGACTCTGACCTCCTCTCTGCACTTGAGGTTCCAGGTCGGGATTGTGGTGATATAATTACCCTGAGCAACTTCCAGCAAAGGTTGGGAGGCCCTATTAATTACTGTTTACAAAATCTTCTGCCATTCCTGGATGAAAGGGTCGACAGGGGAGAGCAATTATTAATGTTACTTGTCCCACCTCTCCTCCATCCCAACATGCTTCCTCTAATTGTGCCTTGGTGCCTGCCTAATTTATTAAATGCCCACGTGGTGCACCCCAAAAGTCATTATCTGATGATTCATAGTGAGACAATAAAGAGCTGCAACTTCCTCTATAAAACATGATCCTGCAGTTCATGTGCTCATCAAAGCTGTTCCAAAAAGTCCCAACAGCATTTGCCCAGTGTTCAGGGAGATACAATGCTCACTGCTCCTCAGAGATTTGGGACCCAGCACTTGCACAGCTGCTGTATCAAATGGATCCTGGCAAGATAAGCTTCACCTGtgtgggcactgggagcctccaGCTGTAGATTTAGGGCTGATTTACTCAGCACCCTCCAGGAGAACAGCAAAGGGATGGCAAAGCTTCCAGGGATGATGCAGCAGCAAAAGGGCTTCAGGAAAGAGAATGTCCCAGCACCAAGCACTGCCCTGGCAgcggtgacagggacagagacaaGCTCACAGCCAGGTGGCACAGTTTGCTCCAGACAATCCCATTCCCCAACCTGCGAGGCAAGGAGCACACAGGATTTCACTGCTCTGGAGCAGACAGGCCTCcattctttgcagagtatcccTGTGCCAGGCTTTGGCATCCCAGGGTTCAGGCCcaggcagcccagcagcagatTTCACCTGGACAAGGACAGTCACCACGTCGGGAGTGCTGCCAGCACCGTCCTCGCTCGCCTGGCCTGTCTCACGCCAGGGCAGTGTTGGCACGCTGGCGTGAGATCCCGGTGACAAACCGGGGCCAAGCCTGTCCTGCAGGCAAGACGCGGTGGGGAGGGAAGCGGGAGCTGAGCGGTGACAGGATGCACCAGCTGAGCAGGAGGAATTGGGTTGAAAATGTGGGCGAGTGGGTGAGAGCTGGGCTCCCTCCCCGTGCCCGAGCTGGCCACCCTGGGCCACTGCCTGCAGTGGCCTGGCTGCTCACCACCCCTGcgtgagcagggctgggggtggggacagtgccctgcccacagccctgcaaaACTCCTTGACATCTTCAGAGCCAGAGCTGCGAGCTGAGGCCTCAGGAATGCTGGGACCACAATGGGAAAATGCTCTTTTCTCTCCGAAATGAAGGTCAGCGCTATTCTCATCCCCATTTTACAAGTCCTCGACTTTTCCTGGGGAAAATACAGCGCACAGGCAAAGTGACGTGAACATGGAGCATCAGTGTCAGAAGCAAATCAGCTGCCACCAAACCTTTTTCCTCAAGCCTGTCCCACCACAGGTGTCCCTTACCCAGGACTCATGGAAGACAGCTCAGCTCCTCCCCAGTTCCTTGCTGAACACGGCAAATCCAAGCCCAGAGCTCCGAGAGTTAGCTTTAAACACGTCCCACTTTGCATCCATACAAATCCAGCAGCTGgttcctgcctcagtttccccaccagGACAAGGAGGATGAGCAAAACACATGAATGGATGCACAAGGGAATGAGGATTTAGCCTTTCACAGCAAAACCTGGTGAGAGGCTCTTGGGTGAGGATAAATGGGAATTCACTTAAAATCGACTGGCAAAGCCATGAAGTGCCCCCTCACCTGGCTTGCTGGCACCTCCCAAAACACTCCTGTGTGGTCAGGACTGGGGACGCCAGGGTGGCAGCggggacagcagggctggggctcccCACACAGCCTTGCTCTTCCCCCCATCGCCTGCAGAAAAGAAAGGGGAGAGCCAGCAGTATCATAACAATCTCCTGCTTAATTAAAGCTCTCCACGTCCTGTGGCACAAAACTAATTAAAAGGCAGCTCGGTGCTTTGAGAGCTCTGGACTAGATGTGTCTGAGTGTGCAAGCACCCAGCACCATCCCAATCCCTTCCTTCCTGAGGGAGGAGCATCCTGGGGTCTCCCTATCCTGCCTGGCTCAGCCACATGCCGTGGccagcagggccctcctggaaGGGTGAGTGGCCAAGAGCACCCAtctgcccccagcccagggcacctCCAGAGCAGCCACAGAGATGGGAGCACCGGCAGGTTTCCAACCATGGGACAACAACAAGCCAGCACCCTGATGACAGGACTTTTCCCTGGGATAAGGGAGGCAGAAATCCCTGTGGAGCTGCCCTGAGATGCTCAGCTGTCTCCAGCCCTCTGCCTGCCATATCTCATGAGCTGCCACTCACCACCACGGGTGATGCCATCGCCAGGAAATCAAAATCCATGGGCTCAGAGCGACCTTTGGTGCCCAGGTAGACATTCCAGTGCAATTCCCAGTGTGGCCCAAATCCATTTTCCTATCACCCATGGGACTCACCCTGTctggctgggagagcagcaaaCGCCCTGGGTACAAAGGCAGCTCCAGTTTGTGGATATTGGTGACGCTGCTGTGTGACAAACACAGCTGTCActgctcagggcctggcactgCTGTCCTGGCTCAGCTCCTTCCATACAGcctgggaggaaggagggatgctgtgcaggaggagcagcaccccAGGCTGGGCAGTGAGACCAGGACAGATGGACACACCACTTAAtggttgggcttgatgatcccacaggtctttttcaaccttaaCCATTCTGAGATCATTGTGCACCACAGGTCTCTCCTTCTGGTGATCCCTGACAAGGGACACCAAACTTCTCAGCCAGAAACTGGACTCTGAATTTTGTGAAGCTCATTAAAGGCAGGAAGGTTAGATTCACCCTCAGTAACTAGCTTTTCATGAGTTTATTATGCTATGAGCCACCACTGAAATTGTTAGGGTTGCAAAAAACATctgagaccatcaagtccaaccatgaACTCAGCATTGCCAGGGCCACCATTAAACCATagccccaagtgccacatctacctGTCTTGGAGATCAAACTTTCCACAGTGACAGCAGAGGAGTGGGAGTGGGGATTTCTCCTGTCCACGCTCAAACTGTCTGGAGCTGGGGGCAATCCTgggctcccccaccccaaatcccagcctccTACAGGGAGCACATTGCTTTGGCTCTCACAAAGCAAGCGCTGACTCTACCTTGGGTTGTCCCCAGCCATGCTACCCAGACTcatctctcctctcccctctccaggTCATCGCCGTGGTCATGGACATGTTCACTGATGTGGACATCTTCAAGGACCTCCTGGACGCCGGCTTCAAGAGGAAAGTGGGAGTTTACATCATTTTGGATGAGACCAATGTGAAGCACTTCCTTCAGATGTGTGAGCGAGCCCACATGCACGCTGGACACTTGAAGGTAGGGATGaccagagggtctgaagccaggGAACCTCCTCCAAACATAGGGAGATAATCAGAGTTatcagctctgctccctcctgccttgGGGAATCATAACCCCCATGGCCGGAAGAGTTTAGTCCATTTTTCCTGTAGCCAAAGCTGGAGGTGATGCCCAAattcaggagcagcaggatggagGGGAAGGGGTGAGAGGCGGGGATGTGGATTTGCACCCAGCAAAGCTGCATGCAGAAAGCCCAGGAGGCTGCAGGTACCCAACCAGTGCTGGGATTGGGACAGAGAAGCATTTGGGGGGTGCAGCCCCACAAGGGTGGGCACAGCAAAGCCCAGGGCAAACCTGTGAGCTCAGCTCCTCCTGGGGAATGAGCTGGCAAGAGGGAGGAAGCAGCAGATGCTGTGCCAGAGCCAGATCTGTGCTGTCaccagctccctgcctgctgctgccccaggggcAGGACCGGCAGCAGCAACCTCCGGCCGGTTCTCGCGCTTTCAGGCTCTCCTGCAAGTCAGAGGCTGGAATTAAAAAACTcgattttccccttttccggAGCCTCCGCCCCAGCACAGGGCCgggagcagagcagcaaggCTCCCACACTGCCTGAGGCCCCAGCAGCTGCCAAGGATGCCCTCACTGCTCTCGTTGTGCTGGGCAGCACACGCTGGAGGGACTGATCTGCCCACACATGCCGTGTTCTCCGGCCATGGATGCACATGGAATCACTCCTGTGCACCAATCTTGTGTAAAACCAGGGAAGGCAAAGCACAAAGGGGGAATCCTGGCAGTGCAGGGGTCGTTTggagggggcttggagcagcctggtctagtttaaggtgttcctgcccatggcagggggttggagcgagatttaaggccccttccaacccaagccgttctgggattctgtgattcgcCTTCCACGTCCCTGTGTGAGCAGGGGGTGCAGAGAAAACCACCTGTCACAGAGCTCATGTGAAGGCAGAAGaaggggcagaggagagaacagGGGGTTATTTcagcctcaggagcagcagccagagcgGGGACCCTCACTCCAGCCACAGGACAGTGCCAGGCTCCCCCCTGGGCACAACGCTCCCATCGCCAGCATCGGATGCAAACACACCAAAGCAGCCCTACGGCCTCACTGGGGGCTTGCAGACCCCCCTCTCCTGCCCACGATCGCTCGGCCTCGCCTGTTGCTCGGCAGAAAAGTGATGTTGCTGCTCCTGACGTCAGCTGGCCACACGCCCGCTGCCAAATGCCCGCCGGGAAGGCCCGTGCCTGGGCAAGCTCCCCAGATTTGCTTATGGTGAGGGCCAACCCCTGGCTGAGCAGGAACACGTAGGAGCCACGACACCTTCACACCTGGCTGGCACGAGGTGGGGTAAGCGGGGGCTCAGGGACCCCCACACGGGGAGCACCGGCCGGCCAAGccccacaccttccccagctGCCATGCCCGCCGGCCTGGCTTAATTGCTGCTCCCAACAATTAAAGCAAACACAGCAGAGCTTTTACCTGCGTCCAAACTCCCTGAAGAGTCTGGGATCCCGCAGGCTGCTGCCGCTTCAAGACCAGAAAAGCCAGCGCTGACGCACTCCGGTGTTTTCCTGCATTAGCAGCCCGGTGGCAGGactggaaaagcaggagaacATCTGCAGAGCTCGGCAAATGTCTAGAAGTTGGGATTTGCCACATACTGCAGCCAATTCGCTGGCACAGGATGCAGGAGGAGGTGAGGAAAGTAGGGCAGAGTCTGGGAGCTGCTTCGTAAGCCAGGAGATGTTAACGAAACGTCCCTCGTTATCTCGGTGCCTTTGCTGGCAATTAGCAACCGGCTCGGGCAAGGCGAGCGCTGCGTTGAGCAAGGGCTGCCTGGGGAGTGATTCACCCACCCCGGCTCCTCAGCCATCCCGCTGCCTCGGCAGGGATTAAAGAAGCAGGGTTTACTTAACAGCAGCGATACACCAGGAGCCAGGAGGAAAAAGGGACCGGCACTGGGTCCCTGAGAAAAACCCACGGCTGCTCAGGGAATTTGGGCAGAGGGTTGTCTCTGAGTGGGAGATCGATGCCCAGGCTGGTGATGGGCAGAGGGTGAAGCCTCGGGTGtcagctgctctcccagcagccccatggGTAGGGATAagaagggacagggatgggaattACCATCCCAGCCTCCTtgccagccagctcccagccccctcagtgcaGCACACTGACAGAAATTAGGGTGCTCAGCAGCAGTTTCCCCCCAGCCACAGCAGGCAAAAAGGAAAATGCtaagaaaaaattcaaatacaccaaaaaaccctccaaaatttCTCTGTTCAGTGTGTGAAACTTCTCTGGAAACAGGGTcaggaaagctgctgctttcacaTCATCTGCACTGAATCCTCCTGCCAGGTGTGGGGGAGCAGTGACCAGGGGTGCACCTGGGCTTAGGGCTGTGCCCAGTCATATcacagggagagaggagagcccAGGAAAGCAGATGAGGAAGGCTGGAGGAGGGGAAGACAAATATTTTTGATGCTTTTCTTCAAaaaacagaacacagaaaaacagCCAAGGAGGGCATGACCCAGTGATGACACAGAGCCTTTAGCAACGGCATTACCAACATCCCAGCAGGAACAGGAGGAATGCAGGAGCtttcttaagaaaatattttctccccACCCAAAAGGAGCCCAGTTGCTGTAGAAGATGCTATCTGCTCTGCTGTGGAATGTGCCAATGCCCTCCAGAGACAAGAGCCAGACTGGAgataaaaaaaacaccaaacattttctcagagccagggctgccccACCATCCCCGAGTTCCCTGAGGAGGAGACCCAAATCCATTTCAGGGACCTGCTCCCACATCACCGGGTTTCATTTCCCAAGGGTGAAAAGAGGTTGCTCCACTGCCTGATTTCCCACCAGCCCCTAAAAGCAGGACTACATGCCCAAATTTAGGAGCACAGCAAAGGGGGAGCGTGGTGGAGGACAAACCCGCTGCCAGCAGGTCCACATGGGCTGTCCTGGGGTCACCACTTCCCCTAAAAGCCCCTGTAGATCTCCCACTGGGAGCAGTTGTGGAACGTCCTCTCCCATGGTGGCATTTGCATAGATTGCAGGAGCTGGGGAGCGCTTGGCAGCACCATCACACGGCACTCGCCCACGGACACAGGGGCACCGAGTTCAAGAGATGGCAAACACAGCCTGGCACAAGGGCAAAGCAGGAAACTCTCCAAGCCGAGTCCATGGGTCACTGAGTGGCCTTGGCCTCCTCTGAGCCGGCCATGAAGAGCATTCCCACTCCTCAGAGGGGCTGTGGAGCATCCAGAGGGGCTTTCTTGGAGGGGTGGATGATGCTCTCACACCAGCCCTTGGCTCCTGCTCACACCTCTGCCTTTCCTTTGCAGAACCTGCGCATCCGCAGCACCGGAGGGACGGAGTTTTTCACCCGCTCGGCCACCAAGTTCAAAGGGGTTTTGGCCCAGAAGTTCATGTTCGTGGATGGGGATCGAGCCATGTGTGGATCCTACAGGTAAATCAGTGACATCTCCTCTTGCCCACCCCCTGGAGGTGTTGGTCAAAGGATTGACACGAACCCACGTGGTCCAAGACCCCAGGACCCCATGCCAGAATCGCTCTCCTCCTCCTAAACTGGGAGATGATTTTCCAAGCAGATTTGGAGTGGGCCCCAAGGGGTTCCCACTACTCCCTACACCGCCAGGCCTAGGACACTCATCCATCTCTGAGGTGGTGGGACACACCAAGCGTTTCTGTGCTGATGAACACAAGGAAGGACCAAAGCACCAACTGCAGCCAGTCCCAACTCTCACACCAACCTCAGCTTTTCCAGTGAATCTCCTACACAAagtatttttcagtttgttcaAAGGAAAACTTACTTTGGTAGAAATAAACCAGCCCTGGTCAGGTTTCAGGTCTAAAAGACAGGCTTTATAAACATGGAGCTGAAACATTTCCTCATTTCTGGCCATAACAAGTAACGCATCCACTTAAGAGTCGTTTTTTTTAACTAACCCGAACAGATCAACACCAAAGTAAAAAACTGGCCCACTGCAAACGCCTTATATTTTTACTTCAAGTCCCACTGTGCTCAACGCTTCAACCTTTCACTCTAATTTGGGATGGAAGCTATTTTGTCAAtcccattattattattattaatgttTACAGTGAGATCACGTCCCTGCTGGCACCGTCAGTCCCCTGGGgaaagccagggctggggagaggtGTTATTTACCAGCAAGTGCTCAGAGAGTCTCCAATGTGTTTCTGTTTCAGCTTCACCTGGTCCGCAGCAAGGACGGACCGAAATGTCATCACAGTCCTCTCGGGCCAGGTGGTGGAGGCGTTTGACAAGCAGTTCCAGGAGCTCTACCTCATGTCCAAGGGGGTGAGCCTCAAGTCCATCTCCATGGGCGAAGAGCCCGAACCCGAGCCCGTAACGCTGCCCTCCGTGGTGCCAGTGACCCCCGCCAACGCCGTGGTGAAGAAGCTGATAAACCCCAAATACGCCCTGGTGAAGGCCAAGAGCGCTGACCAGATCAGCAAGACCTCATCTGAGAACCAGGACAAGAACCAGAAGACAGACAACAAAGGCAAAGCGCTTCCCGAGGGCCAGGGGGGTGACCGGCACGGTGACATGGCAGACCTCTCCCTGCTCATCCACCCTGGCCTCCTGAACCTGGAGAAAGCCAACATGTTTGACTACCTGCCCACCTGGGTGGAGCCTGACCCCGAGCCTGGGAGCGAAGTCTTGGGCTACATCAATATCATTGACCCCAAGGTCAAGAACGTGAAGCTCTCGCAGATGAACCGCATCAAAGTCTGCGACGTCTCCCAGGCCAGCGCCCAGCACCGGCAGATGCTGAAGAACAGGGAGATGGAGGCCAGGAAGAACTCAGACCACGAGCCACCTCTGCTGTCCCCCAGCCACAGACAGATCCCACAGCCCCCCATggaagctcctgcagcccccgcTACCAGCCCCATCGAAAGCATCAGCTGGACAACGAGGCAAGCGGGGACATTTGCCACTTCACCCTTGGGCCACCACTTGAAGCCACAGGAGGAGTCCTTGGAGGATGTCAAGCCTCCAGTTCCAAAGCCAAGGACCATCCCTGTTGGTGCCCTCATGACCAAAGTCGTTACAACCTgtgacagcagcactgccctggagggTGACACACAACCGCCGCTGGCCGACCAAACGGGTGTGAAGCAGGCGCGGGAGGAGAAACCCAACCGAGCCTCAATGGAGACCTGCCACGTCCAGCCAGACCGGCCAGTGGCAGCACCACAAGAAGACAAAGggcctccctgtgcccacaacgggctgggagaagaggaggaggaggaggaagaggagtacATCACCCTCAGTGACCAGGAGAGCtactccagcagctctgctgaccaCAGCTATCGCCGCTCCAATGCCTCCTCCATCTCAGACGAGTACTTCGAGGTGAGGGATCGTTACGGGCCCCTCCGGAGAACCAACTCGGACGTCACCCACAACGGGGAGATCATTCCCATGCAGAGGAAGCTCAGTGACCCTCACATCAGCCGGGGCACCTTCCTCagccccctgggcagcctcccATCCCTGAAGCACATGCGCTTGGAGGACATGACGAAGAGAAGGAGCAACGCCGTGGAGATCAGGCGTGTGCTGCCCCACAACATCCTGGATGGCAACAGCTCCTACCCCAGCAGTGCCGCCCAGGTAGGACTTTTTGCTATAACTTTATGTTTCTCCACCCTACAAGGGTTGCAAACCTGGAAGTGACCCAGTCAGCTCAGCCGAGGCGCAGTGTCATCCCGACCTTTGGTGTTGTCCTGGATGCTGAGATCAGACTTCCCATATAGGAGAATAACACCCTGCACGTGGCCCTGGTCACCCAAGAGGTGACCAAAGAGGTGGTGGCCACACCACAGCTCTTGGTGTCCAGCAATGGGGATGGCTGTTAAAGGGGAAGGGTTTGGTAATTAAAGATCACcccacagcactgggctgaggatggagcccaGCGACTCCAGGCACAGCTGTACAGATGTGCTGGGACTCGCTGAGCTCCATCCGCAGCCCATCCGCAGTGGCATCACGCCCAGCCAGGGACAGACTGTGCGTGCAGGCGTGTCCTTCTCAGGCTTGTTTTCCAGCGCCTTGCCAGGGTGATTAGCATCAAAGGGAAAGCGCTCGGACACATAATTAGGCAGAGCAAGACAGCGGAGAAACAGGGACAGCAACCTCTGTGGGCGAGTGCCACAGTCAGCAGCTTTGTGGCTGATCCACGAGTGACGCCAGACCTTGTCACCATGCAGGGCCAGCACCCTGCTGCAATTCCATGGGAAGCATGCCAGAatcccagtgctgggagcaCGAGGTCACAGCAGCATCCCCACCACAGCTAGAGCATCATCCCATCCAGGCAGGGGTGATCACACTCTGATCCCCCTGTTTCCACCCAAGCTCTGCAACCTCTTGCACCTCTGCCAAGCATTTTGGTTTCTCAAGGCTCCCCGCCTGCTGTTTTTGGGGCATTCAAACCCCCAGGGCTAAACCAGCAGCTGAAATCACTGAAACTGCCTGGGGTTACCCTGGCTGAGCATCTAATCTGTATTTACAGGGAATTAAATTTACTATCCCAGAGTCCACTTgcttctcccttcccagccagTGACAGGGAGCTCAGAGCTTTAATCCTCACACATCAAATACCCCCGAGCCCTGCAGGGCAAGGAGCACCGAGCTCTTTGATGCTCTGTGACCCAGGTCCCAGGTGCCACCTtgctggggatggctgggtACGCTGGTGTTCCTGCAGTAACTTGTTCTGGCCCTTTGATGAGAGGCAGATAATTAGCACAGCATCAGGGTTAGGAAAGCCAGCAGTTGGTGGAGAGGCGCAGGGAAGAGTTTCTCCCAtgtgtaaaaataataaattga from Aphelocoma coerulescens isolate FSJ_1873_10779 chromosome 14, UR_Acoe_1.0, whole genome shotgun sequence includes these protein-coding regions:
- the FAM83G gene encoding protein FAM83G; the encoded protein is MAFSQVQCLDDSHVNWRSSESKPEFFYSEEQRLALEALASRGPDAFYEVLKRENIRDFLSELELKKILDTLETYDPGSEYIPRHGSSGGDSEGDRNSQGDEQDVAPSLEYWPQKSDRSIPHLDLGWPETIAYRGVTRATVYMQPPIEGQAHIKEVVRKMICQAQKVIAVVMDMFTDVDIFKDLLDAGFKRKVGVYIILDETNVKHFLQMCERAHMHAGHLKNLRIRSTGGTEFFTRSATKFKGVLAQKFMFVDGDRAMCGSYSFTWSAARTDRNVITVLSGQVVEAFDKQFQELYLMSKGVSLKSISMGEEPEPEPVTLPSVVPVTPANAVVKKLINPKYALVKAKSADQISKTSSENQDKNQKTDNKGKALPEGQGGDRHGDMADLSLLIHPGLLNLEKANMFDYLPTWVEPDPEPGSEVLGYINIIDPKVKNVKLSQMNRIKVCDVSQASAQHRQMLKNREMEARKNSDHEPPLLSPSHRQIPQPPMEAPAAPATSPIESISWTTRQAGTFATSPLGHHLKPQEESLEDVKPPVPKPRTIPVGALMTKVVTTCDSSTALEGDTQPPLADQTGVKQAREEKPNRASMETCHVQPDRPVAAPQEDKGPPCAHNGLGEEEEEEEEEYITLSDQESYSSSSADHSYRRSNASSISDEYFEVRDRYGPLRRTNSDVTHNGEIIPMQRKLSDPHISRGTFLSPLGSLPSLKHMRLEDMTKRRSNAVEIRRVLPHNILDGNSSYPSSAAQGTHIYRYRPRTPVGREQGKEVSCSPTHEKPLGATKYRGDGAEPKKTIAGSQPYWQSKAFSPSKPTAPGHLPPNNPRASGKRFTSLPESQKPAEEMRTPLGIPLSKLSQSKHLKNRVVAAQGASVDSKKQPPETSGQKDQ